The Comamonas sp. GB3 AK4-5 genome includes a region encoding these proteins:
- the folP gene encoding dihydropteroate synthase, with amino-acid sequence MQAQWQVSRFTIDLSTPKVMGIVNTTPDSFSDGGQHDSAGAALQHAERLLQQGADILDIGGESTRPGSPAVPLDVELQRVLPVVQEAVRWQVPISVDTYKPELMRAVLDLGADIINDVWALRQPGARDIIAAHGRCGVCLMHMHQTPQTMQLQHMEGDAVAAVKRFLQEQSQQLQAMGVDARRLVLDYGIGFGKSVAQNFALLARQPELLALGLPLLAGWSRKGSLGQVTGCGVEDRLVPSVTAAVLAVERGARIVRVHDVAATVAGLKVWQAMQRQNPQD; translated from the coding sequence ATGCAGGCGCAGTGGCAGGTATCACGTTTCACCATCGATCTGTCGACGCCCAAGGTGATGGGGATCGTGAACACGACGCCTGACTCGTTTTCTGACGGCGGCCAGCATGACAGCGCCGGCGCGGCCCTGCAGCATGCCGAAAGGCTGCTTCAGCAAGGCGCCGACATACTGGATATCGGCGGTGAGTCCACCCGGCCTGGCAGCCCTGCGGTTCCGCTGGATGTGGAGCTGCAGCGCGTGCTGCCCGTGGTGCAAGAGGCCGTGCGCTGGCAGGTGCCGATTTCCGTGGATACCTACAAGCCCGAGCTCATGCGCGCAGTGCTGGACCTGGGGGCCGACATCATCAATGACGTCTGGGCATTGCGGCAGCCCGGTGCCCGCGACATCATTGCGGCCCATGGCCGCTGTGGCGTGTGCCTGATGCACATGCACCAGACGCCGCAGACCATGCAGTTGCAGCACATGGAAGGTGATGCCGTGGCGGCGGTGAAGCGGTTTTTGCAGGAGCAGTCGCAGCAGCTGCAGGCCATGGGGGTGGATGCACGGCGACTGGTGCTGGACTACGGCATAGGCTTTGGCAAAAGCGTTGCGCAGAATTTCGCCTTGCTGGCCCGTCAGCCAGAGCTGCTGGCGCTGGGCTTGCCGCTGCTGGCAGGCTGGTCACGCAAGGGCTCGCTGGGCCAGGTCACCGGTTGCGGGGTGGAAGACAGGCTGGTGCCCAGTGTCACGGCTGCCGTGCTGGCGGTGGAGCGCGGGGCGCGCATTGTGCGGGTGCACGATGTGGCTGCCACAGTGGCGGGCCTGAAGGTATGGCAGGCCATGCAGCGACAGAATCCACAGGATTAA
- the glmM gene encoding phosphoglucosamine mutase, which yields MARRYFGTDGIRGTVGQAPITPDFALRLAHAVGRVLRQTQDRPTVLIGKDTRISGYMLEAAMEAGFNAAGVDVILLGPLPTPGVAYLTRAQRASLGVVISASHNPFQDNGIKFFSAQGTKLPDAWEEEVEALIDAAPAWVDSRNLGKARRLNDAAGRYIEFCKSTFPSDLSLRGLKIVVDAAHGAAYQIAPTVFHELGADVVAIGCQPDGLNINDGVGATHPDALALAVRANHADYGVALDGDADRLLMVDAHGRIFNGDELMYLMVLDRIQCGEPVAGVVGTLMTNMAVEKALEAQQIPMVRAKVGDRYVLEALQHNQWLLGGESSGHLLALDKHTTGDGLVSALQVLQACVRSQKTMAALLENLQLYPQVMVNVRLKPGQDWKTNAKLPQAQQEVEQQLAGKGRVLVRPSGTEPLLRVMVEAQDGEQASRLAEQLAEVVRAG from the coding sequence ATGGCGCGTCGGTATTTTGGAACAGACGGTATTCGCGGCACGGTGGGTCAGGCGCCCATCACCCCGGACTTTGCACTGCGGCTGGCCCATGCGGTGGGGCGTGTGCTGCGCCAGACCCAGGACAGGCCCACGGTGCTGATTGGCAAGGACACGCGGATCTCGGGCTATATGCTGGAGGCCGCCATGGAAGCCGGCTTCAATGCCGCTGGTGTGGACGTGATTTTGCTGGGCCCCTTGCCCACACCGGGTGTGGCCTATTTGACCCGGGCCCAGCGGGCCAGCCTGGGGGTGGTGATCAGCGCCAGCCACAACCCGTTTCAGGACAATGGCATCAAGTTCTTCAGTGCCCAGGGCACCAAGCTGCCGGATGCCTGGGAAGAGGAGGTCGAGGCCCTGATCGATGCCGCGCCGGCCTGGGTGGACTCGCGCAACCTGGGCAAGGCGCGGCGCCTGAATGATGCGGCCGGTCGTTACATCGAATTCTGCAAAAGCACTTTCCCTTCGGACCTCAGCCTGCGTGGGCTGAAGATCGTTGTGGATGCCGCCCATGGCGCGGCCTACCAGATTGCCCCCACGGTGTTCCACGAGCTGGGCGCTGATGTGGTGGCCATTGGCTGTCAGCCCGATGGCCTGAACATCAATGACGGTGTGGGCGCCACCCATCCCGATGCGCTGGCCTTGGCGGTGCGGGCGAATCACGCCGACTATGGCGTGGCCCTGGATGGCGATGCCGACCGCTTGCTGATGGTGGATGCGCATGGCCGCATCTTCAATGGCGATGAGCTCATGTATCTGATGGTGCTGGACCGCATCCAGTGCGGCGAGCCGGTTGCGGGTGTCGTGGGTACCTTGATGACGAATATGGCCGTGGAAAAAGCGCTGGAGGCGCAGCAAATTCCCATGGTGCGTGCCAAGGTGGGCGACCGCTATGTGCTGGAGGCGCTGCAGCACAACCAGTGGTTGCTGGGCGGTGAAAGCTCGGGGCATTTGCTGGCTCTGGACAAGCACACCACGGGCGATGGCCTGGTCAGCGCACTCCAGGTGTTGCAGGCTTGTGTGCGCAGCCAGAAGACCATGGCGGCGCTGCTGGAGAATCTGCAGCTCTACCCTCAGGTGATGGTGAATGTGCGCCTCAAGCCGGGGCAAGACTGGAAGACGAATGCCAAGCTGCCGCAGGCACAGCAAGAGGTGGAGCAGCAGCTGGCAGGCAAAGGCCGTGTGCTGGTGCGCCCCAGTGGCACCGAGCCTTTGCTGCGTGTGATGGTGGAAGCCCAGGACGGTGAGCAGGCCAGCCGGCTTGCCGAGCAGCTGGCCGAGGTGGTGCGCGCGGGGTGA
- a CDS encoding EAL domain-containing protein: MSHLLDVSPHAQALEHADTAAIQRLLREHQTLLDSAGVGVAFIRQRVIVRCNQRYADMFGYTTPQDVAGISSATFHPSRADFRALGRSAYPFLSQGQTFKTERLMQRQNGRLFWGALTGRLINPEDTSEGSVWIIDDIDEHKQAQSLLGNAVREKQLLFDHAAIGIAFYRNGLITRCNPHLEQMLGYRTGELQEVAPHCLISDTQAWGLLQQKNQSFLLHGLRFDAEIRLRRKDGAHIDCEIRCKLLDAADPTQGSVWILEDITSRKQTQQQLAQIQSRLEQQVLERTQELSTTVADLHREVQDRLQDQERIYWLAHYDPLTGLPNRTLLAQRSTAAIQTATDNATPLAVIFLDLDHFKHVNDSLGHKVGDALLVEIGKRLRAAVRERDTVARLGGDEFVLLLPGANAQGAARVAEKLQQAALQPYQIERHELTIAPSMGIALHPQDGTDFDTLTQSADVAMYHAKLDGRNTFRFYTPEMQAKSLRALQLENALRRALERNQFQLHYQPQVCLHTGGIRSAEALLRWQHPELGAISPAEFIPVAEDSGQILQIGEWVLRTAVEQLKHWSGEGLGRIKVAVNLSAIQFHQPQLPEMVSRILTESGISPDLLELELTEGVAVQDPRTATVTMDRLNAHGIRLSMDDFGTGYSSLSQLKRFQIYKLKIDQSFIRDIDHDSNDRAIVSAIIRMAQALGMRTTAEGVETQEQLDFLRAQGCDEAQGYHFSRPLAAMDFASFLQQYRLQH, translated from the coding sequence ATGTCCCATCTGCTTGATGTCTCTCCACACGCGCAGGCGCTTGAGCATGCCGATACGGCGGCCATTCAGCGTCTGCTGCGCGAACACCAGACCCTGCTGGACAGTGCAGGCGTAGGCGTTGCTTTCATTCGCCAGCGTGTCATCGTACGCTGCAACCAGCGCTATGCCGATATGTTTGGCTACACAACGCCTCAGGATGTAGCGGGCATCAGCAGCGCCACCTTTCACCCCTCTCGCGCCGACTTTCGCGCACTGGGACGCAGCGCCTACCCTTTTTTGTCCCAAGGCCAGACATTCAAGACCGAGCGCCTGATGCAGCGCCAAAACGGCCGCCTGTTCTGGGGAGCGCTGACGGGCCGCCTCATCAACCCCGAGGACACCAGCGAAGGCTCCGTCTGGATCATCGACGACATCGACGAGCACAAGCAGGCCCAGTCCTTGCTCGGCAATGCCGTGCGCGAAAAACAACTGCTTTTTGACCATGCTGCCATCGGCATTGCCTTCTACCGCAATGGCCTGATCACCCGCTGCAACCCCCATCTGGAGCAGATGCTGGGTTACCGCACAGGGGAGTTGCAAGAGGTGGCCCCCCATTGCCTGATCTCCGACACGCAGGCATGGGGCTTGCTGCAGCAAAAAAACCAGAGTTTCTTGCTCCACGGCCTGCGTTTTGATGCCGAGATTCGCCTGCGCCGCAAGGATGGCGCGCACATTGACTGCGAAATACGTTGCAAGCTGCTGGATGCGGCGGACCCAACGCAAGGCAGCGTCTGGATACTGGAAGACATCACGTCCCGCAAGCAGACACAACAGCAGCTGGCGCAGATTCAGTCGCGGCTGGAGCAGCAGGTGCTTGAGCGCACCCAGGAGCTGAGCACCACGGTCGCCGACTTGCACCGCGAGGTGCAAGACCGGCTGCAGGATCAGGAGCGCATCTACTGGCTCGCCCACTATGACCCGCTGACAGGTTTGCCCAACCGCACCCTGCTCGCGCAGCGCAGCACTGCCGCCATACAGACGGCCACAGACAACGCCACGCCGCTGGCCGTGATCTTTCTGGACCTGGACCATTTCAAGCATGTCAACGACTCGCTGGGCCACAAGGTGGGCGACGCCTTGCTGGTGGAGATTGGCAAGCGCCTGCGCGCTGCCGTGCGTGAACGGGACACCGTCGCCCGCCTGGGGGGCGACGAATTCGTGCTGCTGCTGCCCGGAGCCAACGCCCAAGGGGCTGCGCGCGTGGCGGAAAAGCTCCAGCAAGCGGCCTTGCAGCCCTATCAGATAGAGCGCCATGAGCTGACGATTGCCCCTTCCATGGGCATTGCGCTGCATCCGCAAGATGGCACGGACTTCGATACGCTGACCCAGTCCGCCGATGTGGCCATGTACCACGCCAAGCTGGATGGTCGCAACACCTTCCGCTTCTACACACCCGAAATGCAGGCCAAGTCCCTACGGGCCTTGCAGCTGGAAAACGCTTTGCGCCGGGCACTGGAGCGCAACCAGTTCCAGCTGCACTATCAACCACAGGTGTGCCTGCACACGGGGGGCATTCGCAGCGCCGAGGCCTTGCTGCGTTGGCAACACCCAGAGCTCGGAGCCATTTCCCCAGCAGAGTTCATTCCCGTGGCCGAAGACAGCGGGCAGATTCTGCAAATTGGCGAATGGGTGCTGCGCACCGCCGTGGAGCAGCTCAAGCACTGGAGCGGCGAAGGGCTGGGGCGGATTAAGGTGGCCGTCAACCTGTCCGCCATCCAGTTCCACCAGCCCCAGCTGCCGGAAATGGTGAGCCGCATCCTGACGGAGTCAGGCATCTCCCCCGACTTGCTGGAGCTGGAGCTGACCGAGGGCGTAGCCGTACAAGACCCGCGCACCGCCACCGTCACCATGGACCGACTGAATGCGCATGGCATACGCCTTTCCATGGATGACTTCGGCACGGGCTACTCTTCACTCAGCCAGCTCAAACGCTTTCAGATTTACAAGCTGAAGATCGACCAGTCCTTCATCCGCGACATCGACCACGACAGCAACGACCGCGCCATCGTCAGCGCCATCATCCGCATGGCCCAGGCTCTGGGCATGCGCACCACCGCCGAGGGCGTAGAGACCCAGGAGCAGCTGGACTTTCTGCGCGCGCAAGGCTGCGACGAAGCCCAGGGCTACCACTTCAGCCGCCCACTGGCCGCCATGGATTTCGCCAGCTTTTTGCAGCAATACCGGCTGCAGCATTGA
- a CDS encoding Ppx/GppA family phosphatase, with protein MKEGSALAAIDIGSNSVLLETARIERGRIRLQLHRKEAIRLGGALDAQGLLQADAMERGWECLEHYATLMAHVPTTHRRVVATQTLREATNRSSFLDRASAIVQCPIEVITGEQEARLIYQGVSLFLPEQQGLRLVVDIGGRSTELALGHGSRLEHASSYPLGSVAWSQRFFPQGRLSADCFAAAHAAALQILPPARVLLTSLQAHADAVVYGASGTAGAISKVLCAQGHPTGAITREALWQLRAQLQTLGHVDRLQLQGLKPELLPVIGGGISLMCAVFEVLELQHMRMAQGALRHGLLASLLQGG; from the coding sequence ATGAAAGAAGGAAGCGCGCTGGCCGCGATCGACATCGGGTCCAACAGCGTTCTGCTGGAAACCGCGCGCATAGAGCGCGGCCGCATCCGTCTGCAATTGCACCGCAAGGAAGCCATACGCCTGGGGGGCGCCCTTGATGCCCAGGGCCTGCTGCAGGCCGACGCCATGGAACGCGGCTGGGAATGCCTGGAGCACTACGCCACCCTGATGGCCCATGTCCCCACTACCCACCGCCGCGTGGTGGCCACGCAGACATTGCGCGAAGCCACCAACCGCAGCAGTTTCCTGGACCGTGCCTCGGCCATTGTGCAATGCCCCATCGAGGTGATCACGGGCGAACAGGAAGCACGGCTGATCTACCAGGGCGTGTCGCTTTTTCTGCCAGAGCAACAAGGCTTGCGGCTGGTGGTGGACATCGGTGGCCGCTCCACAGAGCTGGCCCTGGGCCACGGCTCCCGGCTGGAACATGCCAGCTCCTATCCGCTGGGCAGCGTCGCCTGGTCCCAGCGCTTCTTTCCCCAGGGCAGGCTGTCTGCCGACTGCTTTGCCGCAGCACATGCCGCCGCCTTGCAGATATTGCCCCCCGCACGGGTGCTGCTGACGTCCCTGCAAGCCCACGCTGATGCCGTGGTGTATGGCGCATCCGGCACGGCAGGCGCCATCAGCAAGGTGCTGTGTGCCCAGGGGCATCCCACCGGAGCCATCACACGCGAAGCACTGTGGCAGCTGCGGGCGCAGCTGCAAACACTAGGCCATGTCGACCGTCTGCAGTTACAGGGACTGAAGCCGGAGCTTCTGCCCGTCATTGGTGGCGGCATCAGCCTGATGTGTGCGGTTTTCGAGGTGTTGGAGCTGCAGCATATGCGCATGGCCCAGGGCGCATTGCGCCATGGACTGCTGGCCAGCCTGCTGCAAGGCGGCTGA
- the ppk1 gene encoding polyphosphate kinase 1: MTAPTPALLPLLDRDLSILAFNERVLYWAVRTDVPLLERLRFLTIVSSNLDEFFEVRAAPQVTAIRAAQEQGAALPAVLQALIDRAHALVAQQYRLYNEAIIPALVQEGIRVVPHRDRTAAQREWVRGHFTKEVRPLLMPVGLDPAHPFPKVANKTLNFIVRLQGRDAFGRHNDVAILRVPRALPRLLALPARMCGGRRLFVSLTSIVRAHVQDLFPGRKVLECSQFRVTRHSDLAVDEEDVPNLRTALRQGLHHRHYGMAVRLEVEAGCPDPLAQLLLTQFSLPPQVLFRVEGSVNLVRLAQLVDLVDAPKLLFPAWQPVWPRGLVQGRSLFAQLRRRDVVIHQPFESFDGVLALLREAVNDPRVLAIKQTIYRTGADSELMRLLGEAVRRGKEVMAVVELKARFDEEANINWAEALEDVGAQVVYGVVGLKTHAKMLLVTRREGRRLRRYGHLSTGNYNVRTARAYTDLGHLTADEAITADMDAVFSHLANQNHMPQLQQLVMAPFALHDRLLELMAQAAEAARRGQTARIVVKMNALTDEALVQGLVAAGQAGVDIDLIVRGACILPPQLAGYTERIRVRSVIGRFLEHTRVFYFAWGEKEQLLLSSADWMSRNMLRRVELAWPVKDPAQRQQIIDECLVAYLHDDRNAWSLQPDGHYQPPVDPRTGHGAQQALMQRYGAVDTAL; encoded by the coding sequence ATGACAGCGCCAACACCTGCGTTGCTGCCCCTGCTGGACCGGGATCTGAGCATCCTGGCGTTCAATGAACGCGTGCTGTACTGGGCGGTTCGCACCGATGTGCCCTTGCTGGAGCGGCTGCGCTTTTTGACCATTGTTTCGTCCAATCTGGATGAATTTTTCGAAGTGCGTGCAGCGCCGCAGGTCACCGCTATCCGCGCGGCGCAGGAGCAAGGCGCGGCCTTGCCTGCTGTGCTGCAGGCGTTGATCGATCGTGCCCATGCGCTGGTGGCGCAGCAGTACCGGCTGTACAACGAGGCCATCATCCCGGCGTTGGTGCAGGAGGGAATCCGTGTGGTGCCCCATCGCGATCGCACAGCTGCACAGCGCGAGTGGGTGCGCGGCCATTTCACCAAGGAAGTGCGGCCCTTGCTCATGCCTGTCGGCCTGGATCCCGCACACCCCTTCCCCAAGGTGGCCAACAAGACGCTGAATTTCATTGTGCGCCTGCAGGGGCGTGACGCCTTTGGGCGACACAACGATGTGGCCATCTTGCGTGTGCCCCGTGCGCTGCCGCGTCTGCTGGCGCTGCCCGCCAGAATGTGTGGTGGTCGGCGCCTGTTTGTCAGCTTGACCAGCATCGTGCGTGCCCATGTGCAGGATTTGTTTCCCGGGCGCAAGGTGCTGGAGTGCTCGCAGTTTCGCGTGACCCGCCACTCCGACTTGGCGGTGGATGAGGAGGATGTGCCCAATCTGCGTACGGCGCTGCGCCAGGGCCTGCACCACCGGCATTACGGCATGGCTGTGCGGCTGGAAGTGGAGGCGGGTTGCCCCGACCCGCTGGCCCAGCTGCTGCTGACCCAGTTCTCGCTGCCACCGCAGGTGCTGTTCCGTGTCGAAGGATCGGTGAATCTGGTGCGGCTTGCGCAACTGGTGGATCTGGTGGATGCGCCGAAGCTGCTGTTCCCGGCCTGGCAGCCGGTGTGGCCCCGTGGCTTGGTGCAGGGCCGCTCCCTGTTCGCCCAACTGCGCCGGCGCGATGTGGTGATCCACCAGCCGTTCGAGAGTTTCGACGGCGTGTTGGCATTGCTGCGTGAAGCAGTGAACGATCCCCGGGTCCTGGCCATCAAGCAGACCATCTACCGCACAGGTGCCGACTCCGAGCTGATGCGGCTGCTGGGCGAGGCCGTGCGCCGTGGCAAGGAAGTGATGGCGGTGGTGGAGCTCAAGGCCCGCTTTGATGAGGAGGCCAACATCAACTGGGCCGAGGCGCTGGAGGATGTGGGCGCTCAGGTGGTCTATGGTGTGGTGGGGCTCAAGACCCATGCCAAGATGCTGCTGGTCACCCGGCGTGAAGGCCGGCGACTGCGCCGCTATGGCCACCTGTCCACAGGCAACTACAACGTGCGCACAGCCCGCGCCTATACCGACCTGGGCCACCTGACGGCGGACGAGGCCATCACCGCCGACATGGATGCGGTGTTCAGCCACCTGGCCAACCAGAACCACATGCCCCAGTTGCAGCAATTGGTGATGGCGCCGTTTGCCCTGCATGACCGGCTGCTGGAGCTCATGGCCCAGGCTGCCGAGGCCGCGCGCCGAGGGCAGACCGCCCGCATCGTGGTGAAGATGAATGCGCTGACCGATGAAGCCTTGGTGCAAGGCCTGGTGGCCGCCGGGCAGGCCGGGGTGGACATTGACCTGATTGTGCGTGGTGCCTGCATATTGCCGCCGCAGCTGGCCGGGTATACAGAGCGGATCCGGGTGCGCTCGGTGATCGGGCGCTTTCTGGAGCACACCCGGGTCTTTTATTTCGCCTGGGGTGAGAAGGAGCAGTTGCTGCTGTCCAGCGCCGACTGGATGAGTCGCAACATGCTGCGCCGTGTGGAGCTGGCCTGGCCGGTGAAAGACCCGGCACAGCGCCAGCAGATCATTGATGAATGCCTGGTGGCCTATCTGCATGACGACCGTAATGCCTGGAGTCTGCAGCCCGATGGTCATTACCAGCCGCCTGTTGATCCTCGTACCGGTCATGGTGCCCAGCAGGCCTTGATGCAGCGCTACGGTGCTGTGGACACTGCCTTATAG
- a CDS encoding exopolyphosphatase, which yields MNLAAIDLGSNSFRLEIGNFEHMQIQRVEYIKETVRQGNGLDSERNLSPEAMERGWACLARFGERLRGFAPECVRAVATQTLREARNREAFVQRANELLGFPIDVISGEEEARLIYRGVVSQLPMTDERRLVMDIGGRSTEFVLGHGVQAEALASYRIGSVAWSMRYFPQGLLTAEAFSNAELAARAVLDEALDTFRPGSWDRAYASAGTANAVGEVLIANGRSRGVIDRDGLNWLLEQLLRAQQVDRIRLEGMREDRRPMLAGGISIMRAAFDLLGIDQMQIAQGALRQGVLHDLADADLPTGDLRTASIQALAHRFAVDTAHARHVADTAQHLARELAGTALPPQHPLEWTALVHEAGQRINRSDYHRHGAYILQHCGAKGFTEAELQHLAQLVLGHRGKLKKMEEFIAQAPGAMELLALRLAVILCHARQAPMLQGLQLSRRAACFTLCLPAGWSQQFPQSAHLLAEEVEAWSKTAWKLDLVQS from the coding sequence ATGAATCTTGCCGCCATCGATCTGGGCTCCAACAGCTTCCGTCTGGAGATAGGCAACTTTGAACACATGCAAATCCAGCGCGTGGAATACATCAAGGAAACCGTGCGCCAGGGCAATGGCCTGGACAGCGAGCGCAACCTGAGCCCCGAAGCCATGGAACGCGGCTGGGCATGCCTGGCCCGCTTTGGCGAGCGTCTGCGTGGCTTTGCACCGGAATGCGTGCGTGCCGTAGCCACCCAAACCCTGCGCGAAGCCCGCAACCGTGAAGCTTTTGTGCAACGTGCCAACGAGCTGCTGGGCTTTCCCATCGATGTCATCAGCGGTGAAGAAGAAGCGCGCCTGATCTACCGCGGCGTGGTCAGCCAGCTGCCCATGACCGACGAACGCCGCCTGGTGATGGACATTGGCGGGCGCTCCACCGAATTCGTGCTGGGTCACGGCGTGCAGGCCGAGGCCCTGGCCTCCTACCGCATTGGCAGCGTGGCCTGGTCCATGCGCTACTTCCCCCAGGGCCTGCTGACCGCAGAAGCCTTTTCCAATGCCGAGCTGGCGGCCCGGGCCGTGCTGGACGAGGCGCTGGACACCTTCCGCCCCGGCAGCTGGGACCGTGCCTATGCATCGGCCGGCACGGCCAATGCAGTGGGCGAGGTGCTGATCGCCAACGGGCGCAGCCGGGGTGTCATTGACCGCGACGGACTGAACTGGCTGCTGGAGCAGCTGCTGCGCGCCCAGCAGGTGGACCGCATTCGCCTGGAAGGCATGCGTGAAGACCGCCGCCCCATGCTGGCCGGCGGCATCAGCATCATGCGCGCCGCCTTTGACCTGCTGGGCATAGACCAGATGCAGATTGCCCAGGGTGCGCTGCGCCAGGGCGTGCTGCACGACCTGGCAGACGCCGACCTCCCCACGGGCGACCTGCGCACCGCCAGCATTCAGGCCCTGGCCCACCGTTTTGCCGTGGATACCGCCCATGCCCGCCATGTGGCAGACACGGCCCAGCACCTGGCGCGCGAGCTGGCCGGTACGGCCCTGCCCCCCCAGCACCCGCTGGAATGGACGGCCCTGGTACATGAGGCAGGCCAGCGCATCAACCGCAGCGACTACCACCGCCATGGCGCCTACATCCTGCAGCATTGCGGCGCCAAAGGATTTACCGAGGCGGAGCTGCAGCATCTGGCGCAGTTGGTACTGGGACACCGGGGCAAGCTCAAGAAGATGGAAGAGTTCATCGCCCAGGCGCCCGGCGCCATGGAACTGCTGGCCCTGCGCCTGGCCGTCATCCTGTGCCACGCCCGCCAAGCCCCCATGCTGCAAGGCCTGCAGCTTTCGCGCCGGGCAGCTTGCTTCACGCTGTGCCTGCCTGCGGGCTGGAGCCAGCAGTTTCCGCAGTCTGCCCATCTGCTGGCCGAAGAAGTCGAGGCCTGGAGCAAGACGGCCTGGAAGCTGGACCTGGTGCAGAGCTGA
- the pstS gene encoding phosphate ABC transporter substrate-binding protein PstS, producing MKLSVLRGVVTGVVAVAGVSAVWAQQEATGAGASFPAPLYSKWAADYNKATGVKINYQSVGSSAGIKQIEAKTVDFGASDEPLKDDELAKKGLVQFPTVIGGIVPVVNIKGIQPGQLKLSGQVLGDIYLGKIAKWNDPAIVALNPGLPLPDAAIAPVRRADGSGTTFGFTNYLSKANAEWKEKVGEGKAVNWPTGAGGKGNEGVAAFVGRLNNSIGYVEYAYVKQNKLTFALLQNSTGAFVSPSEATFKAAAAGADWSKSFYQILTSQPGKDAWPITSATFILMHTKQEKPQQAEAALKFFQWAYESGDQTASGLDYVPMPDSVKQVIYKSWARIQDGAGKAIAVK from the coding sequence ATGAAATTGTCTGTATTGCGTGGTGTGGTGACGGGTGTGGTCGCTGTGGCCGGCGTGTCTGCTGTGTGGGCACAGCAAGAAGCCACGGGCGCGGGCGCCAGCTTCCCTGCTCCTCTGTACTCCAAGTGGGCCGCGGATTACAACAAGGCCACTGGTGTGAAGATCAACTACCAGTCCGTGGGCTCCAGCGCTGGTATCAAGCAGATCGAAGCCAAGACCGTGGACTTCGGTGCTTCGGACGAGCCGCTGAAGGACGACGAGCTGGCCAAGAAGGGCCTGGTGCAGTTCCCCACCGTGATCGGCGGCATCGTGCCCGTGGTCAACATCAAGGGCATCCAGCCCGGTCAGCTCAAGCTGAGCGGCCAGGTGCTGGGCGACATCTACCTGGGCAAGATTGCCAAGTGGAACGACCCCGCCATCGTGGCACTGAACCCCGGCCTGCCCCTGCCTGATGCTGCCATCGCCCCTGTGCGCCGCGCTGACGGCTCGGGTACGACCTTTGGCTTCACCAACTACCTGAGCAAGGCCAATGCCGAGTGGAAGGAAAAAGTGGGCGAAGGCAAGGCAGTGAACTGGCCTACCGGTGCCGGTGGCAAGGGCAATGAAGGCGTGGCCGCCTTCGTGGGCCGCCTGAACAACTCCATCGGTTATGTGGAGTACGCCTACGTCAAGCAAAACAAGCTGACGTTCGCTCTGCTGCAAAACAGCACTGGCGCCTTTGTGTCCCCCAGCGAAGCCACCTTCAAGGCCGCAGCTGCCGGTGCCGACTGGAGCAAGAGCTTCTACCAGATCCTGACCAGCCAGCCTGGCAAGGATGCATGGCCCATCACCAGCGCGACCTTCATCCTGATGCACACCAAGCAGGAAAAGCCCCAGCAGGCCGAAGCCGCACTGAAGTTCTTCCAGTGGGCCTATGAGTCTGGCGACCAGACTGCATCCGGCCTGGACTATGTGCCCATGCCCGACTCTGTCAAGCAAGTGATCTACAAGTCCTGGGCCCGCATCCAGGACGGTGCTGGCAAAGCCATCGCGGTGAAGTAA
- the pstC gene encoding phosphate ABC transporter permease subunit PstC, whose protein sequence is MISGVVADRLFAFCAKSAAWITLGLLAAIMVSLLIGAWPAIKEYGLGFLINSEWDPVQDKYGGLVMIYGTLMTSLIALAIAVPVSFGIALFLTELSPTWLKRPLGTAIELLAAVPSIVYGMWGLMVFGPVLATYVQQPLQALLDGVPYLSALVSGPPVGIGILSAGVILAIMIIPFIASVMRDVFEVTPALLKESAYGLGATTWEVVWKVVLPYTKAGVLGGVMLGLGRALGETMAVTFVIGNMNQLNSLSVFEAANSITSALANEFAEAGEGLHQASLIYLGLVLFFITFVVLSLSKVLLNRLQKNEGARA, encoded by the coding sequence CTGATCTCAGGGGTGGTGGCGGATCGTTTGTTTGCATTCTGTGCCAAGTCGGCGGCATGGATCACCTTGGGGCTGTTGGCCGCCATCATGGTGTCGCTGCTGATTGGTGCCTGGCCTGCCATCAAGGAATACGGCCTGGGGTTTTTGATCAACAGCGAATGGGACCCCGTGCAGGACAAGTACGGTGGCCTGGTGATGATTTACGGCACCTTGATGACCTCGCTGATCGCGCTGGCGATTGCGGTGCCGGTGAGTTTCGGTATTGCGCTGTTCCTGACCGAGCTGTCGCCCACCTGGCTCAAGCGTCCCCTGGGTACTGCCATTGAGTTGCTGGCGGCCGTGCCTTCCATTGTGTATGGCATGTGGGGCCTGATGGTGTTCGGCCCGGTGCTGGCCACCTATGTGCAGCAGCCGCTGCAGGCACTGCTGGACGGTGTTCCTTATCTGAGCGCGCTGGTATCCGGCCCACCGGTGGGCATCGGCATTTTGTCGGCCGGGGTGATCCTGGCCATCATGATCATTCCGTTCATTGCCTCGGTGATGCGCGACGTGTTCGAGGTGACGCCGGCCCTGCTCAAGGAGTCGGCTTATGGCCTTGGCGCCACGACCTGGGAAGTGGTGTGGAAAGTGGTGCTGCCCTATACCAAGGCGGGTGTGCTGGGTGGCGTGATGCTGGGCCTGGGCCGTGCCCTGGGTGAAACCATGGCCGTCACCTTTGTGATCGGCAATATGAACCAGCTCAATTCTCTGTCGGTGTTTGAGGCCGCGAACAGCATCACCTCGGCACTGGCCAATGAATTTGCCGAAGCGGGCGAAGGCCTGCACCAGGCGTCGCTGATTTATCTGGGCCTGGTGCTGTTCTTCATCACCTTTGTGGTGCTGTCTCTGTCCAAGGTGCTGCTCAACCGCCTGCAAAAAAATGAAGGAGCGCGTGCATGA